The proteins below come from a single Metarhizium brunneum chromosome 1, complete sequence genomic window:
- the AKT7_0 gene encoding Cytochrome P450 monooxygenase AKT7 — MALYALLGFFPLFVLSLAAGKVIYALFLSPYRNVPGPRLCKITRYWAVYHDMWLRRIEKIYEWHREYGDVVMVAPGEVSFSNAALTREIYGSTGRHPKSKYFDNFLMYGERPIFCTLDVRDHRQMLKRTFTFYQPTSIYKPASLQPLWTNVRRFVDQLKRDIAVQPTVDVLLYCNFYSFDNITNLVYGPELCARTIGDAECEERAILKGWKEVEVWNNLSYNFPLVHKMIRAVVSYARKDPAFLSAEERLTDWNMDKIESARRNPDKMVAGSLLHQLSNMKTPDGEAFPTSWIAAEMLDNIHAAQTTVALSLTYTLWNLARHPEWQDRIRAELLALPVKEDGLPNFDDVMAAPILDACFRESSRLCPLSSGRAERVVPVTKAYNGVVLPAGTIVSTSTLSIHHRPDVFPDAHMYRPDRWLEADEATLRAMESCYMPFGYGARLCLGKAFAVAEIKLLIAGIVTEFRLWDDPQSPTTERSMEQLGTQNAMPRGQRCDLGFRQLAEWERERGNGTQGAP, encoded by the exons ATGGCCCTCTACGCCCTTTTAGGCTTCTTCCCTCTCTTCGTTCTAAGCCTCGCAGCCGGTAAAGTTATTTACGCCCTGTTCTTGTCGCCATACAGAAACGTCCCAGGGCCAAGGCTTTGCAAAATCACACGGTACTGGGCCGTCTACCATGACATGTGGCTGCGCCGCATTGAAAAGATTTACGAGTGGCATCGCGAATATGGCGACGTTGTGATGGTTGCGCCAGGAGAAGTGTCGTTTTCCAATGCGGCGCTGACGAGGGAGATATACGGCTCTACCGGGCGACATCCCAAGAGTAAATACTTTGACAACTTCCTCATGTACGGCGAACGACCAATCTTCTGCACACTGGATGTGAGAGACCACCGCCAAATGCTCAAGCGAACGTTTACCTTTTACCAGCCGACCTCAATTTACAAGCCGGCCAGCCTGCAGCCCCTGTGGACCAATGTCAGGAGGTTTGTCGACCAGCTGAAGAGAGACATTGCGGTACAGCCGACGGTCGACGTCCTGCTCTACTGCAATTTCTACTCGTTCGACAACATCACGAACCTGGTGTACGGCCCCGAACTCTGCGCCCGCACAATAGGGGATGCCGAGTGCGAGGAGCGCGCGATACTGAAGGGCTGgaaggaggtcgaggtctGGAACAATCTCTCCTACAACTTTCCGCTGGTTCACAAGATGATTAGGGCCGTCGTCTCCTATGCCAGAAAAGACCCGGCTTTTCTGTCGGCCGAGGAGCGATTGACCGACTGGAACATGGACAAAATTGAGTCTGCCAGGCGGAATCCGGACAAGATGGTTGCCGGCTCTCTGCTGCACCAGCTGAGCAACATGAAGACGCCCGACGGTGAGGCGTTTCCCACATCATGGATTGCCGCCGAAATGCTGGACAATATCCATGCCGCGCAAACTACGGTTGCTCTCTCGCTCACGTATACGCTTTGGAACCTGGCCCGCCACCCTGAATGGCAGGACCGTATTCGAGCAGAGCTTCTTGCGCTGCCAGTCAAAGAAGATGGTTTGCCCAACTTCGAcgacgtcatggccgcccCAATCCTGGACGCTTGCTTTCGAGAATCCAGCCGACTGTGTCCTCTGTCGAGCGGAAGGGCCGAGAGGGTAGTGCCCGTTACCAAGGCATACAATGGGGTGGTGCTCCCAGCTGGG ACCATTGTGTCAACGTCAACGCTGTCGATACACCACAGGCCAGACGTGTTCCCAGACGCCCACATGTACAGGCCTGACCGCTGGCTGGAGGCGGACGAAGCAACCCTGCGGGCTATGGAGTCGTGCTACATGCCGTTTGGCTACGGCGCGCGTCTGTGCCTGGGCAAGGCGTTCGCCGTGGCGGAGATCAAGCTCTTGATTGCGGGCATTGTGACGGAATTCCGACTTTGGGACGATCCTCAGTCGCCAACGACGGAGAGGAGTATGGAGCAGCTTGGGACGCAAAACGCCATGCCGCGGGGGCAGCGATGTGACCTCGGTTTTAGGCAACTGGCGGAGTGGGAGCGGGAGCGTGGCAATGGCACGCAAGGTGCGCCGTGA
- the abcB_0 gene encoding ABC multidrug transporter B, translating to MASPRGNAVPTTSKLASIADSSCSIDVHNVFGPTVAYACLNGFDFTLLFEESILTLLPLLLTVLILVPRAVILWNTAPKVNRSWLFTLKLVTFSVYIALQVAMLALWTQPNTPTTRLTIPLRAIIIASFIWFVYVSYLEHVRSVRPSTILCIYLGISCLLDMACARTVFFIPGYHIVAPIHLASYFFKLVLLALETTEKRRLLMLQWRNTSPEATASFYSRVLFVWLNSLFLKGYKTLLTVDTLTPLDQDILDASRPTKLEERWGKADKSSKTALLWVFIRHYKWDLLAGVLPRLAYVGFTFAEPFLVKRVLDFTVEPDGPNTRNFGYGLIGAYALVHIGKALSLALYEHMTYRVLTMFRGSLITIIFGKTLRLSASAVHDAEAITLMSADVDRIGLCMPVLHDSYASLVELALSLWLLYRLLGIAVFPPTGFIILCLSIGIPIASAAGNAQVPWLEAIEKRLAVTSKMLGTMKAIRMAGLTKTIHAIVSNLRIKEIRSSRAFRLLSVLQTGAANCTFTFAPVLGLGTFTILAKVNNTETLTEGVAFAVLSLFQLQDRPVMSLLHGFEDFQTIINAFYRVQTYILSAEREDFRVIPVQKSGTSSDENLPQKSDTNVPGNGILRGSESLDTSTFSAGASAVSLKDAAAGYSETMVVKDINLEIARGKITMIVGPVGSGKSTLLRLILGELPEVSGSVISDYSKCAFAPQSPWITWGTVQSNILGMSAWDTEWYNTVIRACSLDTDFKDLPDGDQTRTGTRGSRLSGGQQMRLSLARALYSRNPLIILDDVLTGLDRQTEASVLEAVFGAGGVLKKTKSTVVLATNSVGHLRFADHIVVLNKEGSIAEQGTLEQVSASGGYVQRLASLPAVETSRQELLELPEEIYQELGLSNEEDELGSARKTSDFQVYAYYIKVAGTWTFSIYIFICAAYTFGLSFPSIWLQWWTDYNAKHPNENIGYWLGIYFGLAALAVVGCMGSDWAFRMMLVPKTSRKFHQLLLDTTMHATTSFLTSTNAGLTTNRFSQDLQLIDSDLPQSLDETVMNFLGVITSAVLVFTGSGYISASIPVCAALIFLIQTFYLRTSRQLRLLDIETKAPLFSHFIETLGGITCIRAYGWSAQYMDQSYDALDTSQKPYYLLWCIQRWLTLVLDLLAAGIAVMLVAFATMVHNGSTGLLGVALFNVISFSGVLQSFVTQWTQLETGLGAIGRIKAFVQDTKPENSDGEVDDLPDNWPSAGSMVFDNVSASYEASSKPAIDGFNLTIKPGEKIALCGRTGSGKSSLLLTILRMLELDAGSIMIDGHDTSKISREELRRRLNTLPQEPFFLHGSVRENVDPLHISTDERIIETLRAVQLWDMLESRGGLDAPVSEDSLSHGQRQLFCLARAIARPGNIVIIDEATSSVDSETDELMQRVLRQELDGRTLIAVAHKLHTVTDFDRIVLVNKGKVVESGNPQELLANPTSAFYKLYTSGGSAAE from the exons ATGGCATCACCAAGGGGAAATGCTGtgcccaccaccagcaaACTCGCCAGCATAGCCGATAGCTCGTGCTCGATTGATGTTCACAACGTGTTTGGCCCCACAGTGGCATACGCTTGTCTCAATGGCTTCGACTTCACGCTGCTATTCGAAGAGAGCATCCTCACTCTTTTGCCTCTTCTGCTTACGG TTCTGATCCTCGTCCCCCGCGCCGTAATTCTTTGGAATACTGCTCCCAAAGTCAATAGATCATGGCTTTTTACGCTAAAACTT GTGACATTCTCTGTCTACATCGCCCTCCAGGTTGCTATGCTTGCTCTCTGGACACAGCCGAATACGCCTACGACTAGGCTCACCATACCACTAagagccatcatcatcgccagtTTTATCTGGTTTGTTTACGTGTCGTACCTAGAGCACGTCCGATCTGTTCGGCCATCGACTATACTGTGTATCTACCTCGGCATATCTTGCTTGTTGGACATGGCTTGTGCGCGtaccgtcttcttcattccGGGCTACCATATCGTGGCGCCCATTCACCTCGCCAGCTACTTTTTCAAGTTGGTGCTTTTGGCCTTGGAAACAACTGAAAAGCGAAGGCTGCTTATGCTGCAATGGAGAAACACATCACCAGAAGCTACGGCCTCGTTTTACAGTAGAGTACTATTCGTCTGGCTAAATAGTTTGTTCCTCAAGGGATATAAAACGCTTCTGACTGTGGACACTTTGACGCCGCTCGACCAAGATATTCTTGATGCCTCTCGACCTACTAAGCTGGAGGAAAGATGGGGAAAAG CTGACAAATCTAGCAAAACCGCTTTGCTTTGGGTCTTTATTCGGCACTATAAGTGGGATCTGTTGGCTGGTGTCTTGCCGAGGCTGGCCTATGTAGGGTTCACTTTTGCTGAACCTTTTTTAGTCAAGAGAGTACTAGATTTCACCGTGGAACCGGATGGTCCCAATACGAGAAATTTCGGCTACGGTCTAATTGGAGCATATGCACTTGTTCACATTGGTAAAGCA TTGTCGCTGGCCTTGTACGAGCATATGACATATCGTGTCTTAACAATGTTCCGCGGCAGTTTAATCACCATTATTTTCGGCAAAACTCTTCGCCTCAGCGCCAGTGCTGTTCACGATGCCGAAGCGATAACATTAATGAGCGCTGATGTTGACCGTATTGGTCTCTGCATGCCAGTTCTGCATGATTCATATGCCAGTCTTGTGGAGCTTGCCCTGTCCCTATGGCTTCTCTACAGgctcctcggcatcgccgTATTCCCCCCAACCGGCTTCATTATTT TGTGTCTTTCTATTGGCATTCCTATTGCCTCTGCAGCCGGAAACGCTCAAGTACCATGGCTTGAGGCAATTGAAAAAAGGTTGGCTGTAACATCCAAGATGTTGGGAACAATGAAGGCGATTAGGATGGCTGGCTTGACAAAAACCATTCACGCAATTGTGTCGAATCTCAGAATCAAAGAAATCCGGTCCTCACGCGCTTTTCGTCTCTTGTCCGTGTTACAGACTGGCGCTG CAAACTGCACATTTACTTTTGCTCCCGTCTTAGGTCTTGGGACCTTTACCATCTTGGCAAAAGTCAATAATACAGAGACCTTGACGGAAGGTGTTGCTTTTGCAGTTTTGAGTCTGTTCCAATTGCAAGACAGGCCTGTCATGTCCCTGCTGCATGGCTTCGAGGACTTTCAAACTATCATCAATGCGTTTTATCGTGTGCAAACCTATATCCTGTCCGCTGAGAGAGAAGACTTCAGAGTCATTCCTGTTCAAAAGTCTGGCACGTCATCCGATGAAAACCTACCGCAAAAGTCCGACACAAATGTGCCTGGAAATGGTATCCTGAGGGGGTCTGAAAGCCTCGATACTTCTACTTTCAGTGCTGGCGCTAGTGCTGTTAGCTTGAAGGATGCCGCAGCAGGATATTCCGAAACAATGGTTGTTAAGGACATAAATCTCGAAATCGCTCGCGGCAAGATAACCATGATTGTTGGGCCTGTTGGTTCTGGTAAATCAACATTGCTACGGCTAATCCTGGGCGAACTGCCCGAAGTCTCTGGTTCTGTTATCTCTGACTATTCTAAATGTGCATTCGCTCCCCAGTCGCCTTGGATAACCTGGGGCACGGTGCAAAGCAACATTTTAGGAATGTCTGCTTGGGACACAGAGTGGTATAATACCGTTATTCGCGCGTGTTCGCTAGATACTGACTTTAAAGACTTGCCGGACGGAGACCAAACAAGAACTGGTACGCGAGGCTCGCGTCTAAGTGGCGGCCAGCAAATGCGTTTG TCATTGGCTCGTGCTTTATACTCCAGGAACCCACTTATCATCTTGGATGATGTCCTCACAGGACTTGATCGGCAGACCGAAGCCAGCGTTCTGGAGGCTGTCtttggtgctggtggtgttCTCAAGAAGACCAAATCAACTGTCGTTCTTGCCACAAATTCAG TTGGTCATCTTCGTTTTGCCGACCACATCGTGGTCCTCAACAAGGAAGGTAGCATCGCTGAGCAAGGTACTCTTGAGCAAGTTTCCGCGTCTGGCGGCTATGTGCAGCGACTTGCAAGTCTGCCAGCCGTTGAGACGTCGCGGCAGGAGTTGCTGGAGTTGCCGGAAGAAATCTACCAGGAACTTGGTCTCTCcaatgaggaagacgagctGGGGTCTGCACGCAAAACAAGCGACTTCCAGGTTTATGCGTATTACATCAAAGTTGCTGGTACATGGACGTTTTCCATTTATATATTCATCTGCGCGGCTTACACCTTTGGGCTCAGCTTCCCCT CAATATGGCTGCAATGGTGGACCGACTACAATGCAAAGCATCCAAATGAGAACATTGGATACTGGCTGGGTATATATTTTGGCCTCGCCGCTTTGGCGGTTGTAGGTTGCATGGGATCTGACTG GGCTTTCCGTATGATGCTGGTTCCGAAAACGTCACGGAAATTTCACCAGCTTTTGCTTGATACAACCATGCA CGCAACAACGTCATTTCTCACATCGACCAACGCTGGATTAACTACAAACAGGTTCAGTCAAGACTTACAGCTGATTGACAGCGATCTTCCGCAATCTCTTGACGAGACCGTTATGAATTTCCTTGGCGTCATCACCTCGGCCGTACTGGTGTTCACTGGCTCTGGATACATTTCTGCTTCCATTCCCGTTTGTGCAGCCCTCATCTTCCTTATTCAGACGTTTTATCTACGAACTTCCCGTCAGCTGCGATTGCTCGATATTGAAACCAAAGCACCACTATTTTCTCACTTCATTGAGACTCTAGGGGGTATCACTTGCATCCGCGCATATGGGTGGTCTGCACAGTACATGGATCAGAGCTACGACGCTCTTGACACCTCGCAGAAGCCATACTACTTGCTATGGTGCATTCAGAGATGGCTGACCCTGGTTCTGGATCtgctggcagctggcatTGCCGTGATGCTGGTTGCGTTCGCAACAATGGTTCACAACGGATCAACTGGATTGCTGGGTGTGGCTCTTTTTAACGTTATTAGTTTTAGCGGCGTTCTCCAAAGTTTTGTCACACAATGGACACAGTTGGAGACGGGCCTTGGTGCGATTGGCCGCATAAAAGCCTTCGTTCAGGATACCAAGCCGGAGAATTCGGATGGGGAGGTGGACGACTTGCCAGACAATTGGCCGTCAGCCGGCTCTATGGTCTTTGACAATGTTTCAGCCTCGTACGAGGCATCCTCTAAGCCTGCTATAGATGGATTCAACCTAACAATTAAGCCGGGAGAAAAGATTGCCCTGTGCGGACGAACTGGAAG TGGCAAATCATCGCTTCTCTTAACGATTCTTCGCATGCTTGAGCTGGATGCAGGCAGCATCATGATTGATGGGCACGATACCAGCAAGATATCGCGCGAAGAATTACGACGGCGCCTGAACACATTGCCCCAGGAACCGTTTTTCCTACACGGAAGTGTGCGAGAGAACGTTGACCCGCTGCACATATCTACTGATGAGCGCATCATTGAAACTCTGCGTGCTGTTCAACTTTGGGATATGCTAGAGAGTCGCGGCGGGCTGGACGCGCCAGTGAGCGAGGACTCTCTGTCCCATGGTCAGCGGCAGCTATTCTGTCTCGCGCGTGCGATTGCGCGCCCAGGCAACATTGTCATTATCGACGAGGCAACAAGCAG TGTTGATTCGGAAACAGACGAACTCATGCAGCGGGTACTGCGGCAGGAGCTTGACGGGCGTACCCTGATAGCCGTTGCCCACAAGCTACACACCGTGACGGACTTTGATCGGATCGTACTGGTTAACAAGGGAAAGGTGGTTGAATCTGGAAACCCACAGGAGCTTCTGGCGAACCCAACGTCGGCATTCTACAAGCTATACACGAGTGGAGGCAGCGCTGCCGAGTAA